In Calditrichia bacterium, the following are encoded in one genomic region:
- a CDS encoding ABC transporter permease — MELASWRFTWFYAKNQIKLKYRYTSLGFLWNFLEPAMYLTVLSVVFSVVNEMNIRDYAVFLFSALVPWRYFEKIVNACTDSITGGEWLLKKMYVSPFVFPLIRWLVASVEFLFSLVVLFAIFAILKDNWTIHILILPLTIIPWSMLGLGMGMIAAVLFVFFRDIRTIVQMLLMIAFFSAPILFKPVMFDTQSIQSTMLKWHPVTYFAALFQKPFYEASWPSALDWGVSMGFAGVSLLIGYALVHRYKPKFYYYL; from the coding sequence ATGGAACTTGCATCATGGCGTTTCACATGGTTTTACGCCAAAAATCAAATTAAGCTGAAATATCGTTACACCTCGCTCGGTTTTTTGTGGAATTTTCTGGAGCCGGCGATGTATCTCACCGTGCTCAGCGTGGTGTTTTCGGTGGTAAATGAAATGAACATTCGCGATTACGCGGTGTTCCTGTTCAGCGCGCTGGTGCCGTGGCGGTATTTCGAAAAAATTGTAAATGCCTGCACAGATTCGATCACCGGCGGCGAGTGGCTGCTTAAAAAAATGTATGTGTCGCCATTCGTTTTCCCGCTGATTCGCTGGCTGGTTGCCAGCGTAGAATTTCTGTTTTCGCTGGTGGTTTTATTCGCAATTTTCGCAATACTGAAAGATAACTGGACAATCCACATCCTCATTTTACCGCTGACCATCATTCCGTGGTCGATGCTGGGTTTGGGCATGGGCATGATTGCCGCGGTGCTGTTCGTGTTTTTTCGCGACATCCGCACCATCGTGCAAATGCTGTTGATGATCGCCTTCTTTTCCGCACCGATTTTGTTCAAACCGGTGATGTTCGACACCCAATCCATCCAGTCGACAATGCTCAAATGGCATCCGGTGACCTATTTTGCAGCGCTGTTCCAAAAACCGTTTTACGAAGCGAGCTGGCCGAGCGCGCTCGATTGGGGCGTTTCGATGGGATTTGCGGGTGTATCGCTGCTGATCGGTTACGCGTTGGTTCATCGATATAAACCCAAGTTTTACTACTACTTATAG
- a CDS encoding Y-family DNA polymerase translates to MRQNLFALVDCNSFYASCEKVFRPDLRHAPVVVLSNNDGCIVARSPEAKRLGIDMARPAYQIQQVLEKHNVTIFSSNYALYGDMSQRVMQTLAGFVPAVEVYSIDEAFMDLRGMRANNWPLFAESVRDTVRQYTKIPTGVGIAPTKTLAKLANHVAKRWSGYSGICVLDNPALIRGILDHFPVENLWGIGKQYTNRLGKFGIQTAGQLVKAHDSWILKELTVVGLRLVEELRGKPCIALETVPGPKKGICTSRSFGDDVTALTDLESAVTAFAGNCARKLRVDKSCAKQISVFLHTNCFRPDQPQYCNYRIIELPVASNSTPELVTYALRCLRLIFREGYRYKKAGVMVDDIFPETETQLNLFDDVQRDRQQRISGIMDSLNQKIGKDALFIASQGARQNGWRLRQQRLSPRYTTRWTDLPKARFG, encoded by the coding sequence TTGAGGCAAAATTTGTTCGCATTAGTGGATTGCAACAGCTTTTACGCCTCCTGCGAAAAGGTGTTTCGCCCGGATTTGCGACATGCGCCGGTGGTGGTGCTTTCCAATAACGATGGTTGTATTGTGGCGCGCAGCCCGGAAGCAAAACGGCTGGGCATTGATATGGCGCGGCCGGCGTATCAGATACAGCAAGTGTTGGAAAAACATAATGTTACGATATTTTCCAGCAACTACGCGCTGTATGGCGATATGAGCCAACGGGTGATGCAAACGCTGGCCGGTTTTGTGCCGGCGGTGGAGGTATATTCCATCGACGAAGCGTTCATGGATTTGCGGGGGATGCGCGCCAACAATTGGCCGCTGTTTGCCGAATCCGTTCGCGATACGGTTCGGCAATACACCAAAATTCCCACCGGCGTAGGCATTGCGCCCACCAAAACGCTGGCGAAACTGGCTAATCACGTCGCAAAAAGGTGGAGCGGTTATTCGGGCATTTGTGTGCTGGATAATCCCGCGCTCATTCGCGGCATACTGGATCATTTTCCGGTAGAAAATTTATGGGGAATTGGCAAACAATACACCAACCGGTTGGGTAAATTTGGCATCCAAACCGCCGGGCAGCTCGTTAAAGCACACGATTCCTGGATTTTGAAAGAATTAACGGTCGTCGGGTTGCGCCTGGTTGAGGAACTGCGCGGCAAACCGTGCATCGCGCTGGAAACCGTTCCGGGACCGAAAAAAGGGATCTGCACTTCGCGCTCGTTTGGCGATGATGTAACGGCGCTCACCGATCTGGAATCGGCAGTCACCGCGTTTGCCGGCAACTGCGCCCGAAAATTGCGGGTGGATAAATCCTGCGCCAAACAGATTTCGGTGTTTTTGCACACCAACTGTTTCCGGCCGGATCAGCCGCAATATTGCAATTATCGCATCATCGAATTGCCCGTGGCCAGCAACAGTACGCCGGAGTTGGTCACATACGCGCTGCGTTGTTTGCGATTAATTTTCAGAGAAGGGTACCGATACAAAAAAGCAGGGGTAATGGTAGATGATATTTTCCCGGAAACCGAAACACAGCTCAACCTGTTCGACGATGTTCAGCGGGACAGGCAACAGCGGATTTCCGGAATCATGGACTCGCTAAATCAAAAAATAGGGAAAGATGCGTTATTTATTGCGTCGCAGGGTGCCCGGCAAAACGGGTGGCGATTGCGCCAGCAACGGCTCTCGCCCCGTTACACCACACGCTGGACGGATTTGCCAAAAGCACGGTTTGGGTAA
- a CDS encoding PAS domain-containing protein has translation MKKSFLNKSALIDQIEKQAKVGYWVLQLATETTIWSEGTYRIYGIDPGKPSPSKTEYFQLVHPDDVEYVQSKVVECIANGNCQFSQRIIRPDGTVRVVHSNVVTEYENGQPVNITGTCQDITELHEAKESLAKANSNLKAVVKSIKDIVFQFDENERFLTVWVSDPSRLFMPEDVFIGKTIREVFADEFGEYFSENFKTVLKTGKTIKLEYQHPADKRYYIATISRVIDPVSGAKTITAAISDITEKFELQQKLQINEQRWAFALENANQGVWDWDVENNTVFYSDTWKKLLGYEPHEISDTLDEWATRVHPEDLPKAKQKIEKHINEETRHYYIEFRMRHKFGHYVWIISHGKIIERTAEGKPKRFIGTHTDISKLKKAEAEVRRLALVAERTINGVLITDTQGRITWVNKSFEQISKYSMDELAGKKPEDLLSGPKTKQKTINDIAKAIAARETFRGEVYNYSKDGSGYWVYLSLTPIYENGKWQGYISVETDISEKKRTEEKLSRSEKMLKKAQETAKIGHWYFDVINNTLEWSEETKNIHDVAVDFSPNVATAINFYHPESVAKIQAAFKKALLGEPYNLDLKIISAAGIEKHIRTMGRPEYEGDKIIGVSGIFMDITREKEVEILLRESENRLNEAQILAAIGSWEYLVRKDEVIMSKGMARIWETEEMQFSREQFLNSVHPDDVEKLKEYIQASIVDSKKYDLLHRIVTPNGTIKYIHAKADVVLNRAGFVRAVRGTSQDVTEKVRYEQELIAAKERAEKASHSKAEFLSMMSHEIRTPLNAVIGMTHLLRQENPRDDQIENLNTLKFSAENLLVLINDILDFNKIEAGKIEFEENAFDVARLVESICHAMSFKAEEQSNQLLTKIGKTVPKVVVGDAIRLNQVLTNLINNALKFTEKGNVTVSVKNLGIKNDFVKLLFSVRDTGIGIEKENLSRIFESFTQARSNISRMYGGSGLGLAITKRLLELQDSQIFVKSEVGKGSEFSFVMRYRVPLNQILKTEETSFVADTFSSLKGTRVLLAEDNRVNIRVAQKFLNKWDIEVDTAENGKIALEKARLNNYSVILMDLQMPEMDGLEATRQIRNLDDSRYSTVPIIALTASALMETKRDVYTAGMNDYITKPFNPAELYRKLKKYSV, from the coding sequence TTGAAAAAGAGTTTCCTGAACAAAAGTGCTTTAATAGACCAAATTGAGAAGCAGGCAAAAGTTGGATATTGGGTTCTGCAGTTAGCAACAGAAACCACAATATGGTCGGAAGGCACTTATCGAATATACGGTATTGACCCAGGTAAACCATCCCCCTCAAAAACAGAATATTTCCAGCTGGTGCATCCGGATGATGTTGAATACGTTCAATCGAAAGTTGTAGAATGCATTGCCAACGGGAATTGTCAGTTTAGCCAGCGAATTATCCGGCCGGACGGCACGGTGCGTGTCGTCCATTCAAATGTTGTTACGGAATATGAGAATGGGCAGCCGGTTAACATCACCGGCACCTGTCAGGATATTACGGAACTGCACGAAGCAAAAGAGAGCTTGGCCAAAGCGAATAGCAATCTGAAAGCGGTTGTAAAATCTATCAAGGATATCGTGTTTCAGTTTGATGAAAATGAACGGTTTCTCACGGTATGGGTGTCCGATCCCTCACGTTTGTTTATGCCGGAAGACGTATTTATCGGCAAAACCATCCGGGAAGTTTTTGCGGATGAGTTCGGGGAATACTTCTCAGAGAATTTTAAAACGGTGCTCAAAACGGGTAAAACGATAAAACTGGAGTATCAACACCCCGCCGATAAACGGTATTATATAGCGACGATTTCCAGAGTGATCGATCCGGTAAGCGGTGCAAAAACGATAACAGCCGCAATATCGGATATTACGGAAAAATTTGAGCTGCAGCAAAAACTGCAAATCAACGAGCAGCGTTGGGCGTTTGCACTGGAAAACGCAAACCAGGGAGTGTGGGATTGGGATGTTGAAAACAATACAGTATTTTACTCCGATACCTGGAAAAAACTGTTAGGCTACGAACCGCACGAAATTTCGGATACGCTGGATGAGTGGGCAACTCGGGTGCACCCGGAAGATTTGCCCAAAGCCAAACAAAAGATTGAAAAACATATTAACGAAGAAACCAGACATTATTACATCGAATTTCGTATGCGCCACAAATTCGGGCATTATGTATGGATTATTTCACATGGGAAAATTATTGAACGCACTGCAGAAGGTAAACCCAAACGCTTTATTGGCACACATACGGATATTTCCAAGTTGAAAAAAGCGGAAGCGGAAGTTCGCAGATTGGCACTCGTTGCAGAAAGAACCATCAATGGTGTATTGATCACTGATACGCAGGGAAGAATTACATGGGTGAATAAAAGTTTTGAACAAATATCAAAGTATAGCATGGATGAACTGGCGGGCAAAAAGCCAGAGGATTTGCTTTCCGGTCCCAAAACAAAACAGAAGACAATAAATGATATTGCTAAAGCGATTGCGGCACGCGAAACTTTCCGGGGCGAAGTTTACAACTATAGCAAAGATGGATCCGGGTATTGGGTGTATCTATCGCTGACGCCGATTTACGAAAACGGCAAATGGCAAGGCTATATTTCGGTCGAAACTGATATTTCCGAAAAGAAACGGACAGAAGAAAAGCTTTCGCGTTCTGAAAAAATGTTGAAAAAAGCCCAGGAAACGGCCAAAATCGGGCATTGGTATTTCGATGTAATCAATAACACGCTGGAATGGTCCGAGGAAACAAAAAATATTCACGATGTGGCTGTTGATTTTTCGCCAAATGTTGCAACGGCAATAAATTTCTATCATCCGGAAAGTGTGGCGAAAATTCAGGCGGCATTCAAAAAGGCGTTGTTGGGTGAGCCGTATAATCTGGATCTGAAAATTATTTCTGCGGCAGGTATCGAAAAACATATTCGCACAATGGGACGCCCAGAATACGAGGGGGATAAAATAATCGGTGTTTCGGGCATCTTTATGGACATCACTCGGGAAAAAGAAGTTGAAATATTGCTCCGGGAAAGCGAAAATCGCTTAAATGAAGCGCAAATTTTGGCTGCAATTGGTAGCTGGGAATATCTGGTTCGAAAAGATGAAGTGATAATGTCCAAAGGGATGGCCAGAATTTGGGAAACTGAGGAAATGCAGTTTTCCAGAGAGCAATTTTTAAATTCCGTACATCCGGATGATGTTGAAAAGTTGAAAGAATACATTCAGGCATCGATAGTTGATAGTAAGAAATATGATTTGTTGCATAGAATCGTTACGCCGAATGGGACCATCAAATACATTCACGCAAAAGCCGATGTGGTTTTAAACCGTGCCGGTTTTGTGCGGGCAGTACGCGGAACATCGCAAGATGTTACGGAAAAAGTGCGATACGAGCAGGAATTGATCGCGGCAAAAGAAAGGGCGGAAAAAGCATCGCATTCAAAAGCGGAGTTCCTTTCGATGATGTCGCACGAAATTCGCACGCCGCTGAATGCTGTAATCGGGATGACGCATCTGTTGCGGCAGGAAAATCCCCGTGATGATCAAATCGAAAATCTGAATACGTTAAAATTTTCCGCTGAAAATCTGCTGGTGCTGATCAACGATATTCTCGATTTTAACAAGATTGAAGCCGGGAAAATAGAATTTGAGGAAAATGCGTTCGATGTGGCGCGATTGGTGGAAAGCATTTGCCACGCGATGAGCTTTAAAGCGGAGGAACAATCGAACCAGTTGCTGACCAAAATCGGTAAAACTGTGCCAAAAGTGGTTGTTGGCGATGCAATCCGGCTGAATCAGGTGCTGACAAATTTGATTAACAACGCACTAAAATTTACGGAAAAAGGCAACGTAACGGTTTCAGTGAAAAATTTGGGGATCAAAAATGATTTTGTCAAACTCCTATTCAGCGTGAGAGATACGGGCATTGGCATCGAAAAAGAAAATTTGTCACGTATTTTCGAAAGCTTTACGCAGGCGCGATCCAACATTTCCAGAATGTATGGCGGCAGCGGTTTGGGTTTGGCAATTACCAAAAGACTACTCGAATTACAGGATAGTCAAATATTTGTAAAATCTGAGGTTGGTAAAGGCTCTGAGTTCTCATTTGTGATGCGTTATCGTGTTCCGTTAAATCAGATACTGAAAACAGAGGAGACAAGTTTTGTCGCCGATACGTTTTCATCGCTGAAAGGAACCAGGGTTTTGTTGGCGGAGGATAACCGTGTGAATATCCGTGTTGCCCAAAAATTTTTGAATAAATGGGATATTGAGGTGGATACGGCAGAAAATGGCAAAATCGCGCTGGAGAAAGCGCGACTGAACAATTATTCTGTCATTTTGATGGATTTGCAAATGCCGGAAATGGACGGACTCGAGGCAACCCGGCAAATTCGAAATCTGGACGACAGCCGTTATTCGACGGTTCCTATTATTGCACTCACTGCTTCCGCGTTGATGGAAACCAAACGAGATGTGTACACCGCAGGGATGAACGATTATATTACAAAACCGTTTAACCCTGCCGAATTATATCGGAAGCTCAAAAAATATTCCGTTTGA
- a CDS encoding T9SS type A sorting domain-containing protein, whose protein sequence is MKVKFSLFMFFMTMSVFVFYSLGISKPDDNGLSDPGCSGGNCHNHDAGIVSTQMLPNMQIEVTLIGVTAGQEVAGELIDENGNVVDVENSSNDNPFILTAPANGKYLINAGYRRPSRLWDSTSVVVGSVTGIDDPAISDLPQSFELYPNHPNPFNPETQIRFTIPQSGEVELTVYNINGQVVRTLTDGFLQSGLHAVRWDGRNDRGELSPSGIYIYEVINNGKRQAKQMVLAK, encoded by the coding sequence ATGAAAGTCAAATTTTCTCTGTTTATGTTTTTTATGACAATGTCTGTATTTGTATTTTATTCGCTCGGTATTTCCAAACCGGATGATAACGGATTGAGCGATCCCGGGTGCTCCGGCGGCAACTGCCACAATCACGATGCCGGAATAGTGAGCACACAAATGCTGCCGAATATGCAAATCGAAGTCACGTTGATTGGTGTTACCGCCGGTCAGGAAGTTGCCGGTGAGCTGATTGATGAAAATGGAAATGTGGTAGATGTTGAAAATTCATCCAACGACAACCCGTTCATTTTAACGGCACCTGCTAACGGAAAATATCTGATTAATGCAGGTTACAGAAGACCATCGCGGCTGTGGGATTCCACCTCTGTAGTTGTCGGCAGCGTAACCGGAATCGATGATCCGGCTATCAGCGATCTGCCACAGTCATTTGAACTTTACCCCAACCACCCCAACCCGTTTAACCCGGAAACGCAAATCCGCTTTACGATTCCGCAGTCCGGCGAAGTTGAATTAACAGTGTATAACATCAACGGTCAGGTTGTCCGGACGTTGACCGACGGCTTTCTGCAATCCGGGCTTCATGCGGTCCGTTGGGACGGGCGCAACGACCGAGGCGAGCTAAGTCCATCCGGAATATATATTTACGAAGTGATCAACAATGGAAAACGGCAGGCTAAACAAATGGTTCTTGCTAAATAA
- the umuD gene encoding translesion error-prone DNA polymerase V autoproteolytic subunit, with product MDRPCKNKHLLPVVRLPLLLKFSFIPARAGFPSPADDYLEGKLDINRLLIQHPNSTYIFRVEGDSMVSERICNDDLLIIDTSITPKSGEIILAVLDGGFVVKRMIQRDNHILLMAMDGDFDPILVKPERDFEIWGKVTFAIHRY from the coding sequence ATGGATCGACCGTGTAAAAACAAACATCTCCTGCCGGTTGTCCGGCTACCGCTGCTGCTGAAGTTCAGCTTTATACCGGCACGCGCCGGTTTTCCCTCCCCTGCGGATGATTATCTGGAAGGCAAGCTGGATATCAATCGATTGCTTATCCAGCATCCGAACTCAACCTACATTTTCCGGGTGGAAGGCGATTCCATGGTTTCGGAGCGCATCTGCAACGATGATCTGTTGATTATTGACACTTCCATCACACCCAAATCCGGCGAAATTATTCTGGCAGTGCTGGACGGCGGGTTTGTGGTAAAACGCATGATTCAGCGCGACAACCACATTCTGCTGATGGCGATGGACGGCGATTTCGACCCGATTCTGGTAAAACCGGAGCGGGATTTCGAAATCTGGGGAAAAGTGACTTTCGCAATCCACAGATATTGA
- a CDS encoding glycosyltransferase family 4 protein, with protein sequence MLKFLCNLLNGFFADKHCNTVVINATNIGSHPSGIAVYTLALLREFAKDRSGLRFIVYVNRNAREEISQIDFPTNFTIRWINKFTAPDYRFPGHLLRLLYANLLALWHLRQPLFNTSQLEACFFHPNQIITIHDIIPVLFKEFHGKQYYYFMYFLPLALRTARQIFTPSQHTKMLLNTIFGISSEKIEVVHNGFQRLDVATASPEIAPETPYLLYIGRLCPMKNIGALIDAFRQLSDRIPHKLVIVGEDERYLDRTLKYDDFVNTAVKNGRIVFKKYLPKVEMFSLLRNAEVFVFPSLYEGFGMPVLEAMHCGCPVVTSFAASIPEVCGDAAFYTDPHNPGSIADGILSVLSDPQLRENLVEKGFRKASQYRWERSAAHYLTTFRDAVSATVIGESAPQPLR encoded by the coding sequence ATGCTTAAATTTTTGTGCAATCTGCTGAACGGATTTTTCGCGGATAAACACTGCAACACCGTTGTGATTAACGCGACAAATATCGGCAGTCACCCGAGCGGGATTGCCGTTTACACCCTTGCGCTGCTGCGTGAATTTGCCAAAGATCGCAGCGGATTGCGGTTTATTGTTTACGTCAATCGCAACGCCCGCGAGGAAATTTCGCAAATTGATTTTCCGACAAATTTTACAATACGGTGGATTAACAAATTTACCGCACCGGATTACCGCTTCCCCGGTCACCTACTGCGGCTGCTTTACGCCAACCTGTTGGCGTTGTGGCATTTGCGGCAACCGCTGTTCAACACCAGCCAACTCGAAGCCTGTTTCTTTCACCCGAACCAGATTATCACGATTCACGATATCATCCCGGTGCTGTTCAAGGAATTTCACGGGAAGCAATATTATTATTTCATGTATTTTTTGCCGCTGGCGTTGCGCACCGCACGACAGATTTTCACGCCGTCGCAGCACACAAAAATGCTACTGAATACGATTTTCGGGATTTCTTCGGAGAAAATTGAAGTGGTACACAATGGTTTTCAGCGATTGGATGTTGCAACAGCATCGCCCGAAATCGCGCCGGAAACGCCGTATCTGCTCTACATCGGGCGGCTCTGTCCGATGAAAAACATCGGTGCGCTGATTGATGCTTTCCGGCAACTGTCCGACCGGATTCCTCACAAATTGGTCATCGTTGGCGAGGATGAACGCTATCTCGATCGCACCCTGAAATACGATGATTTTGTGAATACCGCCGTCAAAAACGGGCGAATCGTTTTCAAAAAATATTTGCCGAAAGTGGAAATGTTTTCCTTGTTGCGCAATGCGGAAGTGTTTGTTTTTCCCTCACTTTACGAAGGTTTTGGCATGCCGGTGCTGGAAGCGATGCACTGCGGTTGTCCGGTGGTCACCTCCTTTGCCGCAAGCATCCCGGAAGTTTGCGGCGACGCCGCATTTTACACCGATCCGCACAATCCGGGCAGCATCGCAGACGGGATTTTGAGTGTGCTCAGCGACCCGCAGCTCCGGGAAAACCTGGTCGAAAAGGGCTTTCGTAAAGCCAGCCAATATCGCTGGGAGCGTTCTGCCGCGCATTATTTAACCACCTTCCGCGACGCAGTTTCCGCTACCGTAATCGGGGAATCCGCACCACAACCACTCCGTTAA
- a CDS encoding cation:proton antiporter — protein MGIATDIVIIVLFALLGGILANFLKQPLILGYILAGVLIGPYTGGITVSNIHDIEMLAEIGVALLLFALGLEFSLKELKPVRKIALFGTPLQMLLTIGWGYLFGYLFGWDWKSALWLGALLSLSSTMVVLKTLMSKGLMGTLSSRVMIGMLIVQDLAIVPLMIILPQLNDIQSGLPAIGWAVLKAAIFLFLIIILGTRLIPLLMKYIARGNSREFFLLTITALGLGVGYGTHIFGLSFAFGAFVVGMVLSESDYGYQALSDIIPLRDIFGLLFFTSVGMLLDISFLVSNYQLVLYLILFVVIGKGLIFGVIGKLFGYGNVIPIAIAFGLFQVGEFSFVLARVGLNTQSIDANLYSLILTTAVVTMFITPLLSGLTQPLYSLKKSVFKREKLETINLPDTELKDHIVIAGGGQVGQNIAKILKRLSLNFVIIELDHRRVEYFKTEKLPVIYGDASQHIVQEAATVNNARLLVITTPSAAISNAIVDEARKMNPNLSIVARANNIEHMSELHEKGVYEVVQPEFEASLELTRQALIHLNIPMNQINDFTDVVHKELYAPLYDSEHHYRIISQLKSVSRGLDLNWINIPENSQFVGKSISELHVRAKTGVSIVAVIRDEQFFPNPHANFTFEKSDLVGIIGEFRQLQSFKEYIKTI, from the coding sequence ATGGGTATTGCAACAGATATCGTCATTATTGTTTTATTTGCCTTACTGGGCGGCATTCTCGCCAATTTCCTCAAACAGCCGTTGATTTTGGGATATATTTTGGCTGGTGTACTGATCGGTCCGTACACCGGCGGTATCACCGTCTCGAATATTCACGATATTGAAATGCTCGCAGAAATCGGCGTCGCGCTGCTGTTGTTTGCGCTCGGGCTGGAATTTTCGTTAAAAGAATTAAAACCGGTTCGCAAAATCGCCCTTTTTGGCACGCCGTTGCAAATGCTCCTGACCATCGGATGGGGCTATTTGTTTGGCTATTTGTTTGGTTGGGATTGGAAATCGGCGCTGTGGCTGGGTGCACTACTCTCACTTTCCAGCACGATGGTTGTGCTCAAAACCCTGATGAGCAAAGGATTAATGGGCACCCTTTCCAGCCGGGTGATGATCGGGATGCTCATCGTGCAGGATTTGGCGATCGTTCCACTGATGATCATTTTACCGCAACTCAACGATATTCAGTCCGGTTTGCCGGCGATCGGTTGGGCGGTGTTGAAAGCAGCGATTTTTCTTTTTCTGATTATCATTTTGGGCACCCGCCTGATACCGTTGCTCATGAAATATATTGCCAGAGGAAATTCCAGGGAATTTTTTCTGTTGACCATTACAGCGTTGGGGTTGGGTGTGGGTTACGGCACTCATATTTTTGGGCTATCTTTTGCATTTGGGGCGTTTGTGGTTGGGATGGTGCTCAGCGAATCGGATTACGGCTATCAGGCGCTCAGCGATATTATTCCGCTGCGAGATATTTTCGGGCTGCTGTTTTTTACATCTGTGGGCATGCTACTGGATATTTCCTTTTTGGTGAGCAACTATCAACTGGTGCTATATCTCATCCTGTTTGTAGTGATCGGCAAAGGATTAATTTTTGGCGTGATCGGCAAGTTGTTTGGCTACGGAAACGTTATCCCGATTGCCATCGCTTTCGGGCTATTTCAGGTTGGCGAATTTTCGTTTGTGCTGGCGCGAGTTGGGCTGAACACACAATCCATCGATGCCAATTTATATTCGCTGATCCTCACAACGGCGGTGGTCACGATGTTTATCACCCCTCTCCTATCCGGCTTAACCCAACCGCTGTATTCACTCAAAAAATCCGTGTTTAAACGGGAGAAACTGGAAACAATCAACCTGCCGGATACTGAGCTGAAAGACCATATTGTGATCGCCGGCGGCGGGCAGGTAGGGCAAAATATTGCCAAAATCCTGAAACGATTGTCGTTGAATTTTGTGATTATTGAACTGGATCATCGCCGGGTGGAATATTTCAAAACGGAAAAATTGCCGGTGATTTACGGCGATGCATCGCAGCACATTGTGCAGGAAGCTGCGACAGTGAATAATGCACGATTGCTGGTAATTACCACGCCATCGGCAGCGATATCTAACGCAATTGTGGATGAAGCGCGAAAAATGAATCCTAATTTGAGCATTGTCGCGCGTGCAAATAATATCGAGCATATGTCGGAATTGCACGAAAAAGGGGTTTACGAAGTGGTGCAGCCGGAGTTCGAAGCCAGCCTGGAATTAACCCGGCAAGCGTTGATCCATTTGAACATTCCGATGAACCAGATCAACGATTTTACCGATGTCGTTCACAAAGAATTGTATGCACCGCTTTACGATTCCGAGCATCACTACCGGATTATTTCGCAGCTTAAAAGCGTATCGCGCGGGCTGGATCTGAATTGGATCAATATTCCGGAAAACAGCCAGTTTGTTGGCAAAAGTATTTCGGAATTGCACGTTCGGGCAAAAACCGGTGTTTCGATTGTTGCAGTTATCCGCGATGAGCAATTTTTCCCGAATCCGCATGCGAATTTCACATTTGAAAAGTCAGATTTGGTGGGCATCATTGGCGAGTTTCGCCAATTGCAATCCTTTAAAGAATACATCAAAACAATCTGA
- a CDS encoding ABC transporter ATP-binding protein, with amino-acid sequence MPPVFQLKDVSVAFNKQAITHRSLKSTLGNFFNGDSSDKFFALRNINLTIADGENIGIIGRNGMGKSTLLRVLTRVISPQSGKVFVDKSRHIVPLLELGIGFQPDLTGRENCFLAGLLMGYSQSEIAGKIDAIIRFSELGDFIDEPVKNYSSGMYARLAFALATDIRPDVLLVDEVFGVGDEFFMRKCIVRMQQLMRAGRTTIFVSHNLDFLVNQCNRLIWLSHGQIVMDGLPEIVAAAYRAGAEREHHTEVQYA; translated from the coding sequence ATGCCTCCGGTTTTTCAACTAAAAGATGTATCCGTTGCGTTCAACAAACAGGCGATCACCCATCGCAGCCTGAAATCGACATTGGGAAATTTTTTCAACGGCGATTCGTCCGATAAATTTTTTGCCCTGCGCAACATAAACCTGACCATCGCTGACGGCGAAAATATCGGCATCATTGGGCGAAACGGGATGGGAAAATCCACCCTGTTGCGGGTGCTGACCCGGGTGATTTCGCCGCAATCCGGCAAAGTTTTTGTGGATAAATCGCGGCATATTGTGCCATTGCTGGAACTGGGCATTGGATTTCAGCCGGATTTGACAGGGCGGGAAAACTGCTTTCTGGCTGGATTGCTGATGGGTTATTCGCAATCCGAAATCGCCGGGAAAATCGACGCTATCATCCGGTTTTCCGAGCTTGGCGATTTTATCGATGAACCGGTGAAAAATTATTCCTCCGGCATGTATGCGCGGCTGGCGTTTGCGCTGGCAACCGATATTCGCCCGGATGTGCTGCTGGTGGATGAGGTGTTCGGCGTCGGTGATGAATTTTTTATGCGTAAATGCATCGTGCGAATGCAGCAATTGATGCGCGCCGGTCGCACCACCATTTTTGTGTCGCACAATCTGGATTTTCTGGTGAACCAGTGCAACCGGCTGATCTGGCTGTCGCACGGACAAATTGTGATGGACGGATTGCCGGAGATCGTTGCCGCAGCCTATCGCGCTGGCGCGGAACGTGAACACCATACGGAGGTGCAATATGCTTAA